One segment of Radiobacillus kanasensis DNA contains the following:
- a CDS encoding anthranilate synthase component II produces MILLIDHYDSFTYNLFQYYKQLHPDVLVVQQDEITVEQVEKWNPDLIVLSPGPGNPKNCPASQAIVKAFYQQIPILGICLGLQIIVEVFGGTVTKGIQPMHGKRSLITHDQKGIFKEVTDSIYVTRYHSLIASLQDFPADLILNSMSADGVIMGVRHSKFPLEAIQFHPESEWTEYGFQMVRNSYEQALAWHKNREGLAYESASII; encoded by the coding sequence ATGATCCTACTCATCGATCATTATGACTCGTTCACATACAATCTATTTCAATACTATAAACAGCTTCATCCCGATGTCCTTGTCGTTCAACAAGATGAAATTACGGTGGAACAAGTGGAAAAGTGGAATCCAGATTTAATCGTTCTCTCCCCTGGTCCTGGTAATCCTAAGAACTGTCCGGCCAGCCAAGCGATCGTAAAAGCTTTCTATCAGCAAATCCCTATTTTAGGTATTTGTCTCGGCTTACAAATTATCGTGGAAGTATTTGGAGGAACGGTTACCAAAGGGATTCAGCCGATGCACGGCAAAAGAAGCTTGATTACTCATGATCAAAAAGGAATTTTTAAAGAGGTTACTGATTCGATCTATGTTACTCGCTATCATTCCTTAATTGCTTCCCTGCAGGATTTCCCTGCTGACTTAATCCTTAACTCGATGTCAGCAGATGGAGTGATTATGGGCGTGCGCCACTCAAAGTTTCCTTTGGAGGCAATCCAGTTCCATCCTGAATCAGAATGGACAGAATACGGTTTCCAAATGGTTCGAAATAGCTATGAACAAGCATTGGCTTGGCATAAAAATCGGGAGGGGCTAGCTTATGAATCCGCATCTATTATTTGA